One part of the Suncus etruscus isolate mSunEtr1 chromosome 2, mSunEtr1.pri.cur, whole genome shotgun sequence genome encodes these proteins:
- the ITM2C gene encoding integral membrane protein 2C produces MVKISFELAAVGGKADKADKAHLASEPNADADILLAPAREEQPPCQRHRKGISVGMSGMCYLSMGMVVLLMGLVFASVYIYRYFFLAQLARDNFFHCGMFYEDSLSSKLRMHMELEEDVNIYLEENYERINVPVPQFGGGDPADIIHDFQRGLTAYHDISLDKCYVIELNTTIVLPPRNFWELLMNVKRGTYLPQTYIIQEEMVVTEYVSDKESLGSFIYHLCNGKDTYRLRRRGTPRRITKRAAKHCNAIRHFENTFVVETLICGVV; encoded by the exons ATGGTCAAGATCAGCTTCGAGCTCGCGGCGGTCGGCGGCAAGGCCGACAAGGCCGACAAGGCCCACCTGGCTTCCGAGCCCAACGCGGATGCTGACATCCTGCTGGCGCCCGCGCGG GAGGAGCAACCCCCATGCCAGCGCCACAGGAAGGGAATCTCCGTGGGCATGAGCGGCATGTGCTATCTGTCCATGGGGATGGTGGTGCTGCTCATGGGATTGGTGTTCGCCTCTGTCTACATCTATCGATACTTCTTCCTGGCACAG CTGGCCCGGGACAACTTCTTCCACTGCGGCATGTTCTACGAGGACTCACTGTCCTCGAAGCTGCGCATGCACATGGAGCTGGAGGAGGACGTGAACATTTATCTGGAGGAAAACTATGAGCGCATCAATGTGCCCGTGCCCCAGTTCGGGGGCGGGGACCCCGCAGACATCATCCACGACTTCCAGCGG GGTCTCACTGCCTACCATGACATCTCCCTGGACAAATGCTACGTCATTGAGCTCAACACCACCATCGTGTTGCCCCCGAGAAACTTCTGGGAGCTTCTCATGAATGTGAAG AGAGGGACCTACCTGCCGCAGACGTACATCATCCAGGAGGAAATGGTGGTCACTGAATACGTCAGCGACAAGGAATCACTGGGCTCCTTCATCTACCACTTGTGCAACGGAAAGGACACATACCGCCTGCGCCGCCGGGGTACCCCGAGAC gCATCACCAAGCGAGCGGCCAAGCACTGCAATGCCATCCGCCATTTCGAGAACACCTTTGTGGTGGAGACCCTCATCTGTGGGGTGGTGTGA